One part of the Oceanihabitans sp. IOP_32 genome encodes these proteins:
- the truA gene encoding tRNA pseudouridine(38-40) synthase TruA — protein MRYFLELSYNGAAYHGWQKQPNAISVQEVLEAALSTILNEPISIVGAGRTDRGVHALQMFVHFNFKQELDVDNLPFKLNSFLPKDIAVHDVFKVKDHVHARFNALNRTYLYRIALHKNVFTFNNTFFVKQNLDVEKMNEASKILLDYKDFQCFSKSNTDVKTYNCTIMMAAWVLKNNELHFTIKADRFLRNMVRAIVGTLVNIGLGKLEVRDLHHIIKSKNRSEAGFSVPAQGLYLTKIEYPEDIKL, from the coding sequence TTGCGATATTTTTTAGAGCTTTCTTATAACGGTGCTGCATATCATGGTTGGCAAAAACAACCCAATGCCATCTCTGTTCAAGAAGTCTTAGAGGCGGCCTTATCTACTATATTGAATGAGCCCATCTCTATTGTAGGGGCAGGACGTACCGATCGCGGTGTGCATGCCTTGCAAATGTTTGTTCATTTTAATTTTAAACAGGAATTGGATGTCGATAATTTGCCTTTTAAGCTCAATTCGTTTTTGCCAAAAGATATCGCTGTGCATGATGTATTTAAGGTAAAAGACCATGTGCACGCGCGTTTTAATGCTTTAAACAGAACGTATTTATACCGCATAGCATTGCATAAAAATGTGTTTACTTTCAACAACACTTTTTTTGTGAAGCAAAATTTAGATGTTGAAAAAATGAATGAAGCTTCAAAAATCTTATTAGATTATAAAGATTTTCAATGCTTTTCGAAAAGTAATACCGATGTAAAAACGTATAATTGTACTATCATGATGGCGGCTTGGGTTCTTAAAAACAACGAGTTGCATTTTACAATTAAAGCCGATAGGTTTTTGCGTAATATGGTTCGGGCTATTGTTGGAACACTGGTTAATATTGGTTTAGGTAAATTAGAGGTTCGAGATTTACACCATATTATTAAATCTAAGAATAGGAGTGAAGCTGGTTTTTCTGTTCCGGCACAGGGCTTATATCTAACTAAAATTGAATATCCAGAGGATATAAAACTATAA
- a CDS encoding diadenylate cyclase: MDIFSELLNFTIVDFIDVILVATLLYYVYKLVKGTVAINIFIGIIIIYLVWRLTDFLNMELLSSIFGGFMKVGIIALIVVFQPEIRKFLLMVGSTNFSRRRKFLEQFSFVRNETGSQTNVDVILSACLKMASTKTGALIVFERNNNLDFLAVTGDEMNIKVTQPIIESIFFKNSPLHDGAIIISNNIVKATRVILPVNNEKNIPKRFGLRHRAAIGVTEKTDALALALSEETGQISYFKDGEFVAYNNIDHLSAIIKKDLA, from the coding sequence TTGGATATTTTTAGCGAGCTTTTAAATTTTACAATAGTCGATTTTATCGATGTCATTCTAGTGGCCACACTACTCTACTATGTTTACAAACTTGTAAAAGGTACTGTGGCCATAAATATATTTATAGGTATTATTATTATTTATTTAGTTTGGAGGTTAACAGACTTCTTAAATATGGAACTGCTAAGTAGTATTTTTGGTGGTTTTATGAAGGTGGGAATTATTGCTTTAATAGTCGTGTTTCAGCCAGAAATTAGAAAATTCTTACTAATGGTTGGCTCTACAAATTTTAGTAGGCGTCGGAAATTTTTAGAGCAATTTAGCTTTGTACGAAACGAAACGGGAAGCCAAACCAATGTGGATGTTATTTTATCGGCTTGCCTTAAAATGGCCTCTACTAAAACTGGCGCCCTAATAGTGTTTGAACGCAATAACAATCTGGATTTTTTAGCCGTAACAGGCGATGAGATGAATATTAAAGTCACCCAACCAATAATTGAAAGCATTTTCTTTAAAAACAGTCCGTTGCACGATGGCGCTATTATAATAAGTAATAATATTGTAAAAGCAACGCGAGTTATCTTGCCAGTTAATAATGAAAAAAACATACCCAAACGCTTTGGCTTAAGGCATCGTGCTGCTATTGGTGTCACCGAAAAAACGGATGCTTTGGCGCTTGCTCTAAGCGAAGAAACTGGACAAATCTCTTATTTTAAAGATGGTGAATTTGTTGCTTACAATAACATAGACCATCTTAGCGCAATTATTAAAAAGGATTTAGCTTAA
- a CDS encoding metallophosphoesterase family protein, translating to MKKILLLSDTHSYVDNDILKYVKQADEVWHAGDIGDLKVTDAIKSLKPLRAVYGNIDDEKARLEFPEHQRFRCEDVDVWITHIGGYPKAYHVRIRDEIQRNPPRLFICGHSHILKVMPDKKLNLIHMNPGAVGKHGFHKVRTMLRFTIDGKKIDNLEVIEFPVRHPSPSNSI from the coding sequence ATGAAAAAAATACTTTTACTTTCCGATACGCATAGCTATGTTGATAACGACATATTAAAATATGTAAAACAAGCCGACGAGGTTTGGCATGCTGGAGATATTGGCGATTTAAAAGTAACCGATGCCATTAAAAGCTTAAAACCTTTACGTGCTGTTTACGGGAATATTGACGACGAGAAAGCGCGTTTAGAATTTCCAGAACACCAGCGTTTTAGATGTGAAGATGTTGATGTTTGGATCACTCATATTGGTGGTTACCCCAAGGCTTATCACGTTAGAATTCGTGATGAAATACAAAGAAATCCGCCTAGACTTTTTATCTGTGGGCATTCGCACATTTTAAAAGTAATGCCAGACAAAAAGCTAAATTTGATTCACATGAATCCCGGTGCTGTTGGGAAACACGGCTTTCATAAAGTACGAACCATGTTGCGCTTTACTATTGATGGTAAAAAAATTGATAATTTAGAGGTCATAGAATTTCCGGTGAGACACCCAAGTCCCTCCAATTCGATATAG
- the rho gene encoding transcription termination factor Rho yields MFEISQLKEKKLTDLQEIAKKLKVPKYRSLKKLDLVYQILDKQAADPTVVTSVITPEQNPEPVTEKSAEVRKPRKRVQKPAKITTEIPEEKTEEKAIKNEGIPDVKPVENTPDKKADRKPARKPNPRPASDAKQKEGSQKTNQKRESGTSHTHKNQPKSQKNGNIDKGNKDSRNRYREPDYEFDAIIESEGVLDIMQDGYGFLRSSDYNYLSSPDDIYVSQSQIRLFGLKVGDTVLGQIRPPKEGEKYFPLIKVSKINGQDPNVVRDRVSFEHLTPLFPQEKFNIAERQSTISTRIMDLFAPIGKGQRGMIVSQPKTGKTMLLKDVANAIAANHPEVYQMILLIDERPEEVTDMQRNVSGEVIASTFDKEAHEHVKIANIVLEKAKRLVECGHDVVILLDSITRLARAYNSVQPASGKILSGGVDANALHKPKRFFGAARNIENGGSLTIIATALTETGSKMDEVIFEEFKGTGNMELQLDRKISNRRIFPAIDLTSSSTRRDDILLDDNTIQRMWIMRKYLADMNPVEAMEFISERFKQTRNNEEFLVSMNK; encoded by the coding sequence ATGTTTGAAATTTCACAATTAAAGGAGAAAAAACTCACTGATTTACAGGAGATTGCCAAAAAACTAAAGGTCCCAAAATACCGTTCGTTAAAAAAATTAGATTTGGTTTATCAAATTCTAGATAAACAAGCCGCCGACCCTACCGTAGTAACTTCGGTAATAACGCCTGAACAAAACCCAGAGCCCGTTACAGAAAAAAGCGCCGAAGTTAGAAAACCTAGAAAACGTGTACAAAAACCAGCTAAAATCACAACAGAAATTCCGGAAGAAAAAACGGAAGAAAAAGCAATAAAAAATGAGGGCATTCCAGATGTAAAACCAGTCGAGAATACTCCTGATAAAAAAGCAGATAGAAAACCTGCACGTAAGCCAAACCCTAGACCTGCTAGCGACGCAAAACAAAAGGAAGGCAGCCAAAAAACCAATCAAAAAAGAGAAAGCGGCACTTCTCACACACATAAAAATCAGCCTAAAAGTCAAAAAAACGGCAATATTGACAAAGGCAATAAGGATAGTAGAAATCGCTACCGCGAACCAGATTATGAATTTGATGCCATTATTGAAAGTGAAGGTGTTTTAGACATTATGCAAGACGGCTACGGTTTTTTACGATCTTCTGACTATAATTACTTATCTTCTCCAGACGATATTTATGTTTCTCAATCTCAAATTCGTTTATTTGGTTTAAAAGTAGGTGATACGGTTTTGGGTCAAATTCGACCTCCAAAAGAAGGTGAAAAGTATTTCCCGCTAATAAAGGTTAGCAAGATTAATGGCCAAGACCCAAATGTGGTAAGAGACCGCGTGTCTTTCGAGCATTTAACGCCTTTATTTCCGCAAGAGAAATTCAACATAGCCGAACGCCAAAGCACCATTTCAACACGAATCATGGATTTGTTTGCTCCTATTGGTAAAGGACAACGCGGTATGATTGTATCGCAACCAAAAACGGGTAAAACGATGCTACTTAAGGATGTTGCGAATGCCATTGCGGCAAACCATCCTGAAGTTTATCAAATGATTTTATTAATTGATGAGCGTCCAGAAGAGGTTACCGATATGCAACGTAATGTAAGTGGTGAAGTAATCGCTTCGACATTCGACAAAGAAGCTCACGAGCATGTTAAAATTGCTAATATTGTACTAGAAAAAGCAAAACGCTTGGTAGAATGTGGTCATGATGTTGTTATCCTCCTTGATTCTATAACACGATTGGCTAGAGCTTATAACTCGGTACAACCAGCATCTGGAAAAATATTAAGTGGTGGTGTTGACGCCAACGCATTACACAAACCAAAACGTTTTTTTGGTGCTGCGAGAAACATTGAAAATGGCGGATCTTTAACTATTATTGCTACAGCGCTTACAGAGACTGGCTCTAAAATGGATGAAGTTATTTTTGAAGAATTTAAAGGTACTGGAAATATGGAACTGCAGTTAGATAGAAAAATATCGAACCGTAGAATTTTCCCTGCCATCGATCTCACCTCTTCTAGCACCCGTCGAGACGATATCCTTTTAGATGATAATACCATACAGCGTATGTGGATTATGCGTAAATATCTGGCAGACATGAATCCTGTTGAAGCTATGGAATTTATTAGCGAACGCTTTAAACAAACTCGAAACAATGAAGAGTTTTTAGTCTCCATGAATAAATAA
- the proS gene encoding proline--tRNA ligase yields MSKKLTSRAEDYSKWYNELVVKADLAENSAVRGCMVIKPYGYAIWEKMQAELDKMFKETGHQNAYFPLFVPKSMFEAEEKNAEGFAKECAIVTHYRLQNDPNNPGKLRVDPDAKLEEELIVRPTSEAIIWNTYKGWIQSYRDLPLLINQWANVVRWEMRTRLFLRTAEFLWQEGHTAHETKQEALDEAALMNNVYATFAEKFLAIPVIQGLKTESERFAGAEETFCIEALMQDGKALQAGTSHFLGQNFAKAFDVKFVNREGKQDYVWATSWGVSTRLMGALIMTHSDDQGLVLPPSLAPNQVVIVPIYKSDEQLEAITAVVNGIMADLRAKGITVKFDNRTTHRPGAKFAQHELQGVPLRIAIGPKDLENNTVELARRDTLTKATVNLSGLTETIENLLSEIQDALYNKALDFRDSHITEVDTFDEFKSVLENKTGFISAHWDGTAETENKIKELTKATIRCIPLEIKEEEGVCVFTGNPSKRRVLFAKAY; encoded by the coding sequence ATGAGCAAAAAATTAACGAGTAGGGCAGAGGATTACTCAAAATGGTATAACGAATTGGTTGTCAAGGCCGATTTAGCTGAAAATTCTGCGGTTAGGGGGTGCATGGTAATTAAGCCTTATGGTTATGCTATTTGGGAGAAAATGCAAGCAGAATTAGATAAAATGTTTAAAGAAACAGGTCATCAAAACGCTTATTTTCCTTTGTTTGTACCTAAAAGTATGTTTGAAGCTGAAGAAAAAAATGCTGAAGGTTTTGCAAAAGAATGTGCGATTGTTACGCATTACAGATTGCAAAATGATCCAAATAACCCTGGGAAGTTACGCGTAGACCCTGATGCTAAATTAGAGGAAGAACTTATCGTAAGACCTACGAGTGAAGCTATTATCTGGAATACCTATAAAGGGTGGATTCAGTCGTATAGAGACTTGCCGTTATTAATTAATCAATGGGCCAATGTGGTGCGCTGGGAAATGCGAACCCGTTTGTTTTTGCGTACTGCAGAGTTTTTATGGCAAGAAGGGCATACTGCGCACGAAACCAAACAAGAAGCTTTAGACGAAGCGGCATTAATGAATAATGTGTACGCTACTTTTGCAGAGAAATTTTTAGCGATTCCTGTTATTCAAGGATTAAAAACAGAAAGCGAACGTTTTGCGGGAGCAGAAGAAACCTTTTGTATAGAAGCTTTAATGCAAGATGGAAAAGCACTGCAGGCTGGAACGTCTCATTTTTTAGGTCAGAATTTTGCTAAAGCCTTCGATGTTAAGTTTGTTAATAGGGAAGGAAAACAAGATTATGTTTGGGCGACTTCTTGGGGAGTTTCTACACGATTAATGGGAGCTTTAATAATGACGCATAGTGATGATCAAGGGTTGGTTTTGCCACCAAGTTTAGCACCTAATCAAGTTGTAATTGTACCTATTTATAAGAGTGACGAACAATTAGAAGCGATTACAGCTGTTGTAAATGGTATAATGGCAGACCTAAGAGCAAAAGGAATTACCGTAAAATTTGATAACAGAACGACACACAGACCAGGCGCTAAATTCGCACAACACGAATTGCAAGGTGTGCCTTTACGTATTGCGATTGGGCCAAAAGATCTAGAAAATAACACGGTAGAATTGGCACGAAGAGATACCTTAACAAAAGCAACCGTAAATTTAAGTGGTTTAACCGAAACTATTGAAAATTTATTGAGTGAAATTCAGGATGCCTTATATAATAAAGCTTTAGATTTTAGGGATAGTCATATCACCGAAGTCGATACCTTCGATGAATTTAAAAGCGTTTTAGAAAACAAGACAGGTTTTATCTCGGCGCATTGGGATGGTACAGCCGAGACCGAAAATAAAATAAAAGAACTAACAAAAGCGACTATTAGGTGTATTCCTCTGGAAATTAAGGAGGAAGAAGGTGTTTGTGTGTTTACAGGCAACCCGTCTAAACGCAGAGTTTTATTTGCAAAAGCGTATTAA
- a CDS encoding DUF4293 domain-containing protein: protein MLQRIQTIYLLLAAAVSGGLIFVFELWETAAGLKVFASDNEYIFAVFLASALLSILSVLRYKNRKSQFILGRLNIILNFFLLGFFVYQSLSVSGETAVSEKGIGMFLPIVSIVFLALANKAIKKDEDLVKSVDRLR, encoded by the coding sequence ATGTTACAGCGTATACAAACTATATATCTTTTATTAGCGGCAGCGGTGTCTGGCGGACTCATATTTGTATTTGAATTATGGGAAACAGCTGCGGGATTAAAGGTGTTTGCTAGCGATAACGAGTATATATTTGCTGTGTTTTTAGCCTCAGCATTATTATCAATCTTATCTGTATTAAGGTACAAAAACAGAAAGTCTCAGTTTATTTTGGGACGACTAAACATAATATTAAACTTTTTTTTATTAGGCTTTTTTGTATATCAATCTCTAAGCGTATCTGGAGAAACGGCGGTTTCAGAGAAAGGTATTGGGATGTTTCTTCCTATTGTTTCTATCGTGTTTTTGGCATTAGCCAATAAGGCCATCAAGAAGGATGAAGATCTTGTAAAATCTGTAGATCGATTACGCTAA
- a CDS encoding peptidylprolyl isomerase has translation MSQVKENDTVRVHYTGKLSNGQVFDSSLEREPLEVTLGQGMLIPGFEKGIIDMELNEKKTINIPCAEAYGDVQEDLMYEVKKEQLPQDMAPEVGMGLASKDEQGREVQFRVAEVKEDSIIVDANHPLAGHDLTFDLELVEIK, from the coding sequence ATGAGTCAAGTAAAAGAAAATGATACCGTAAGAGTTCATTACACAGGAAAATTAAGCAATGGTCAAGTTTTTGACAGCTCACTAGAAAGAGAGCCGCTAGAGGTTACCTTAGGTCAAGGTATGCTTATTCCTGGTTTTGAAAAAGGTATTATTGACATGGAATTAAACGAGAAAAAAACAATTAACATTCCTTGTGCAGAGGCTTATGGCGATGTTCAAGAAGACTTAATGTACGAAGTAAAAAAAGAACAGCTTCCGCAAGATATGGCTCCAGAAGTAGGCATGGGTTTAGCCTCTAAAGATGAGCAAGGCAGAGAAGTGCAATTTCGCGTTGCTGAAGTTAAAGAGGACTCTATTATTGTAGACGCCAACCACCCATTAGCTGGTCACGATTTAACTTTCGATCTAGAACTTGTTGAAATAAAATAA
- the rpsT gene encoding 30S ribosomal protein S20: MANHKSALKRIRSSETKRLVNRYQHKTTRSSIKKLREMTDKQEAEKFYPTVVSMLDKLAKKNVIHANKAANLKSGLAKHVASL, from the coding sequence ATGGCAAATCATAAGTCAGCATTAAAAAGAATAAGAAGTAGCGAAACTAAGCGTTTGGTTAACAGATATCAGCATAAGACAACTCGTAGTTCTATTAAGAAATTACGTGAGATGACTGATAAGCAGGAGGCAGAAAAGTTTTACCCTACTGTGGTTTCAATGTTAGACAAGTTAGCTAAGAAAAACGTTATACACGCTAATAAGGCGGCCAACTTAAAGTCGGGCTTGGCAAAACATGTAGCATCACTTTAA
- a CDS encoding ABC transporter ATP-binding protein, with protein MKKKRENVFDFKLFARLFKYIKPYKVVFFWLLFMVLLLAVLSAATPKITEYAIDDSIAGENPDKFLFYILIMLGVLILQTLFQLLFIYYAAWLGQNLVMDVRVKLFDHLLRFKMKYFDNSSVGVLITRSVSDMERIADIFGQGLFMIFRDLLTMIVVFGFMLYTDIKLSLIVFIMLPILLYATHVFHKYMKIAFKEIRNEVSNLNSFVQERLTGMKILQLFTREATEYEKFKVINERHKKGWLKTVWYNSIFFPIADFSGSVTIGLVAWYGGFNVILENSGVTQGSLIAFIMYIPILFRPLKQMADKFNTLQMGMVAAKRVFDVIDTTSQIDDTGTHVANSFKGDIAFKNVWFSYVEDEMVLKGVSFYVKAGQTVAIVGTTGAGKSTIINLLNRFYEINEGLITIDNKDIKEVTLQSLRSQIAIVLQDVFLFADTILNNITLNNPEITEARVQQAAKDIGIHEFIMSLPNGYHYNVKERGAMLSSGQRQLIAFLRAYVTNPSILVLDEATSSVDSYSEQLIQNATDKITKGRTSIVIAHRLATIKKADKIIVMDAGKIVEQGTHTELLQKEKGYYRNLYEVQFLKEEVV; from the coding sequence ATGAAAAAAAAGAGAGAAAATGTTTTTGACTTTAAGCTGTTTGCACGTCTTTTTAAGTATATAAAACCTTATAAAGTGGTGTTTTTTTGGCTGTTATTTATGGTGCTGCTATTAGCCGTTTTAAGTGCGGCCACACCCAAAATTACCGAATATGCCATAGATGATAGCATTGCTGGTGAGAACCCAGATAAGTTCCTGTTTTACATATTGATTATGTTAGGGGTTTTAATTCTTCAAACACTTTTCCAGTTACTATTTATTTATTATGCGGCCTGGCTTGGGCAAAATCTAGTTATGGATGTGCGTGTAAAATTATTTGACCATTTATTGCGTTTTAAAATGAAGTATTTTGACAATTCTTCGGTTGGCGTCTTAATTACGCGCTCGGTCTCTGATATGGAACGTATTGCCGATATATTTGGTCAGGGGTTATTTATGATTTTTAGAGACTTACTCACCATGATTGTCGTCTTTGGATTCATGCTTTATACCGATATTAAACTGAGTTTAATTGTATTTATCATGCTTCCCATCCTGTTGTACGCCACGCATGTGTTCCATAAGTACATGAAAATTGCCTTTAAAGAAATTAGAAATGAGGTGTCTAACTTAAACTCATTTGTGCAAGAACGTTTAACGGGTATGAAAATATTGCAGCTGTTTACCCGCGAAGCCACCGAATACGAAAAATTTAAAGTTATTAACGAGCGCCATAAAAAAGGCTGGTTAAAAACCGTATGGTACAACTCCATATTTTTTCCTATTGCAGACTTCTCTGGTTCGGTAACTATTGGTTTGGTCGCTTGGTATGGAGGATTTAACGTGATTCTAGAAAATAGCGGTGTAACTCAGGGCTCTTTAATTGCCTTTATTATGTACATTCCTATTCTGTTTAGACCCTTAAAGCAGATGGCCGACAAGTTTAACACTTTACAAATGGGTATGGTTGCAGCCAAGCGTGTGTTCGATGTGATAGATACAACCTCTCAGATTGATGATACAGGCACGCATGTTGCCAATTCTTTTAAGGGTGATATCGCTTTTAAGAATGTTTGGTTTAGTTATGTTGAAGACGAAATGGTTTTAAAAGGTGTTTCTTTTTATGTTAAGGCGGGACAAACGGTCGCTATTGTAGGGACAACTGGAGCGGGCAAATCGACTATTATAAATTTATTAAATCGTTTTTACGAAATTAATGAAGGTCTAATTACAATAGATAACAAAGATATTAAAGAAGTCACACTGCAGTCTTTACGATCGCAAATAGCTATAGTTTTGCAAGATGTGTTTTTATTTGCCGATACTATTTTAAATAATATTACCCTTAATAATCCTGAAATTACCGAAGCGCGGGTACAACAAGCGGCAAAAGATATTGGAATACACGAGTTTATTATGTCTTTACCAAATGGGTATCATTACAATGTTAAAGAGCGTGGTGCCATGTTATCCTCTGGGCAACGTCAGCTCATTGCTTTTTTACGCGCCTATGTTACTAATCCGAGTATATTGGTGCTAGATGAAGCGACCTCATCGGTCGATTCGTATTCTGAGCAACTCATACAAAACGCCACCGATAAAATTACTAAAGGGCGTACCTCAATTGTAATTGCCCACCGTTTAGCCACCATAAAGAAAGCCGATAAAATTATTGTTATGGATGCTGGTAAGATTGTAGAGCAAGGTACGCATACTGAGTTACTTCAAAAAGAAAAGGGGTATTATAGAAACCTATACGAAGTCCAATTTTTAAAGGAGGAAGTGGTTTAG